From Plasmodium cynomolgi strain B DNA, chromosome 9, whole genome shotgun sequence:
TGTGTTCGCAACACTTTCACACACATGGAATAGCAGCACACAGCACTTTCAATGTGCCgctttttctctctctccacctcttctccttcatatataaattaaacagGGCCCCCTTCCCCCACATTTTCCACCTCCCAAGCACAAACCTGAAATGAATGTAAAAACATCAGACGATGTTTACAATTTTGCGAAAGactgtttaaaaataaaagaagaaatagaTAATAGCACAAAGCAGAtccccaaaaaggaaaaaaaaaaaacacatatcAATGGAGGAACAATCCATCCAAGTACAACTCTGATTATTCAAAGTTTGAAAGCTGCCTTAAAGAAATCGAGGAAAATGACGAactggaggaggaggagcagaagcagaaaagcAAGGCGCAGGAAAACAAACAGCACTTCCTAAGTAGTAGGAACCCATGTACCCATGACCATTCCAAGGAAAGACAACTATATGAGAAAGAAtccaaagaaaaaataaaagcttcAAACGCTTTCAAtgaagaagggaagaaagcgttttacgaaaaaaattacaaactcGCTTGCGTTTACTTTCGAAAGGGGCTGATACAGTTGGATTATTCCTTCCCCGACTCAGAGCAAGAACAGTGTGAACAAAGCAGACTCGAAATTAACTTACATTTGAACCTGGCCATAACGAAGTTTCACATGTCCAACTATCACGAGTGCATCAGTGAATGCTCCACGGTAGGTGCAGAGTGTGCCTTGGGGCGTATATGAAGCGTTTATGAAGCGTTTATGGAGCGTTTATGGAGCGTTTACGAAGCGTTTATGAAGCGTTTATGAAGCGTTTTTGGAGCGTTTTTGGAGCGTTTTTGGagagttttccttttgtggACCCCATTTCGTTGCGTGGTTCTTCCCGCAGGCCACTTCCTACATTTgtcctcttcccctttttcctcccACCGCGCAGGTTCTCAACCTAGACAAGAACAACGCCAAGGCGCACTACCGAAAGGGACATGCCTACATGAGCCTCGACATGTATGGCGAAGCGAAGGAGGAGTTCTTAAAGGCGCTCGAAATGAACCCCAAAGACAATGACGTGAAAAGGTCCCTACTGACTTTGAAGAGCAAAATGGTCAGTTACACCAAGAGGGAGAAATTAGTGTGCTCTaagttttttcctcccagtgaaaaagaaaacgaaaaagaaaaagaaaacggaaaagaaaaagaaaacgaaaacgaaaaagaaaacgaaaacgaaaaagaaaaagaaaacgaaagcgaaaacgaaaaagagaacaaaaatgagaacaaAAACTTGGcgatggggaaaaagggacCCAACAATACCTACGCAACGGATCAGCCAAATCGTGATGGTGACAACACACAACATTCTGACGCAGGTCAGAGTATACCTATAATGACAACACAGAATGATCGCACGAAAGACgttgaaaagaaaagcgtCACTACTAGCAACATGGCACTaaattgggggggaaaaaagccTTGCGGTTGTGAccacaaaaggaaggaataCTTCCCAAGTTTTGCATCAAATGGGTcgaattcttttaaaaatttttctccaattttcttattaaacaacatatttttatacctcctggtttgtttttttttttttttttactattcctttttatgtttatctTTACTtcgtgtaaatttttttccacttttttcttcaccactTTGTCAATTGTAGCCTTTACGTATTACGTATTTGTGTATGTTCATAACACAGCAAAGAATTAAcgcctgttttttttttttccttacgcACGTGGTGTCTGTCCTGACTGGTTAGGAATGGGACTCCTCAGAAGTTACCTTTTTCGAAGGCCCCAGCATTGATCTACCCAGGTGTGCGAAACGATTGGGAAATGTGTACCCACGTGCACATGTTTGTGAAGATCTCTGCGTGTTATTTCTTCCGTTTTGATGGACCATTTCACTGCGATGAAAAAATCGCGTGTCCGATCCATCACACTTTACATGCTCAGTATATACCTGGTTGGGCAGAAAATTCTCCTTCCTCCACAatttggaaagaaaaaaatagggaaagGAACACATAACTGTATTGCAGAGGCAAAGGTGCACATACCGTCAGGCTTTTGCCTCTTCGCACTACTTTGAGGGGGAAACCATTTTTCATATGATGAAACTTTTATTAAGGTTATCTTGGATACCCTTtcatgatttaaaaaaaaaaaaattcctatgTGCTCACATTTCACACAAATAGATGACGCGTAAGAATATGCCAATTTCTCTCCCCATTCCGAAACAACAAAGTGCCAATTCGCACTTGAACAATCCGTGCCTCCCAAAATGTGCCACTATGAAACACACGCAATTGAAACGGAAAGAGGGTTAATAAATGTGTACTTTGAAAAGCAAAGCAAATTGTATTGCTTGCTTCACACTGCGAACAATATTTTACAGGCACATGTATATTCCCCCGACGATTTTAAAGACGCCGAAAGTATGCTGGAAAATGCCGCTGTGGGAATTGGCACGTTAAGCGGTGACCAGGGAGATGCTGCAGGGAGAGGCCACACTGATCAGAATAGCATAAATTGTTACACCCCCGACGGAGATGGCAACCCTAGCAGTACGCAGCTAGCCGATGTCACAGCGAAGGAAGCATTAAACTGCAATAACGTCCTCACGTACATTAAAAGAGGCTTCCACTACTTTGGAAATTTCAACATCAACATTTTGTACTTCTTCATGAATAAGCACAACATTGAGCTGCACTGGGTTGACAACAAGGAGATATttcgcaaaataaataacagcAAAGACAGTGGCTGTGTCACACTCTTCGATAACAACCagttaaatgataaaaagtTAATCGCATTCGTGGTGAACATCGTTCGGGTTAACCTTTTCGATTTCTACCACCACCGGCATTTTTACGCAATAAGGAAAATTTCAGGTGTTCCTTTGTTTCAGAACTGAAAGAGCACACTGTGCGGCGTGGCACGTTACGTGCAAATGCGTATCCATATGAATACACGCATATGTGTGCCTCTTGGTTGAGTGCGAACTTTTGGCACAGTTACCTTTCCGTCCCCCCCTCAACATTTTTCCCCACGACAGGGATGTGGTTCCAGCTGGATTCCTCACTGAGTAAACCCGTTTTGTTACCCACAAATGAAGACGTACGCAATATAAGGGAGTGAACTGGCATGCTGACAAATGCCTCCACCCATCGCAGTTACGTGTGTGCGTGGTACATACAATGGAACTGCATGCTTGTGAGCTTAATGATTCGTAGGACCATATGCAGCTCTGCACTGTGGCAAGCTTTCAACACGTCCCcttctttttacaattaaatttatgcaCACGAGAGGATCACAACAACCGTGTTTATGCACACGAGGGGATCACAACAACCGTGTttatgcacacaaatggggcaACCGTTTAGAGAAAAGGCAGCGATACGCATAAGCTCCCTTTTgtcttattttattcaaaattaaagTGACTTTATTTGTTAGCTACTCATCTTCCCACACGATTATAATGTTATTGCTTACGCCCCTTTATATATGCTCAACTTTGTTTGCGTCCCTTGGCGCTTTTCTTCAACTTGCCGTTTGTGCCGCGTTACACTGTCACGCTTTTTTCCAGCAAccacaaaaataatgtttgTGCATACCCACGTATATGAAGCTATCGACCCCCACCTGTACACATGTATCCATTTGCtcctttccactttttccccccctttttttttttttcagataaATAATCACTTAATGAACATAGTAAAGGATAACAAATTTCACAAATCTGATAATTACATCATACAAGTTTttaagaaggagaagaattaTCCCAAATAATTTTGCCATAACATTGTGCATGCACGAAACAGNNNNNNNNNNNNNNNNNNNNNNNNNNNNNNNNNNNNNNNNNNNNNNNNNNNNNNNNNNNNNNNNNNNNNNaaaaaaaaaaatcaaataatcATCGCTAGTAACTTCGAAACgaatttataatttccaaatttttttgttttttttatttttttcctttttgtttaagTGTTCATTTTAAGTGCAtcctttttgccatttcgccataagtacttcatttttgttgcgCCAGcagtacatataaatacgtAACCGTACGATAGTAACCATACCTCTTTTCATCCAAACTGAGGAGTAACTTAATAGCAAAAGGATAACGCCAACCGGTAGTCTGATGTTTTGTAAATTGAAGAAATTCCCAAAATGAGCGATAAATCCAGGAGATGTAAGTTAAACGATGAGTACCCACTCCGCGTACCGCATCACATGCATAATCATTTTgccctttaaaaaaacgcacaaatggagtcacatattatatataagcATGTGCTGCTTTAATTCCCCGCTTTCCccgctccctttttttagccTTTCTTTTTGGAATCACTGCTGTGCTAATATTTTGCTCATTCGCTACAGTAGAGTCTCAAAGATATATGTGGTACAATACACATTTTAATCATTAACCGAAACcgggaaaaaacagaaaaagcctcgcaatttttttttttttcccccccctctcaGGATATTCGCAAGCATATGTGCATCCATACTGCTAATAATTGA
This genomic window contains:
- a CDS encoding hypothetical protein (putative); its protein translation is IEENDELEEEEQKQKSKAQENKQHFLSSRNPCTHDHSKERQLYEKESKEKIKASNAFNEEGKKAFYEKNYKLACVYFRKGLIQLDYSFPDSEQEQCEQSRLEINLHLNLAITKFHMSNYHECISECSTVGAECALGRI
- a CDS encoding hypothetical protein (putative); the encoded protein is MCHYETHAIETERGLINVYFEKQSKLYCLLHTANNILQAHVYSPDDFKDAESMLENAAVGIGTLSGDQGDAAGRGHTDQNSINCYTPDGDGNPSSTQLADVTAKEALNCNNVLTYIKRGFHYFGNFNINILYFFMNKHNIELHWVDNKEIFRKINNSKDSGCVTLFDNNQLNDKKLIAFVVNIVRVNLFDFYHHRHFYAIRKISGMWFQLDSSLSKPVLLPTNED
- a CDS encoding hypothetical protein (putative), which encodes MSDKSRRSFLFGITAVLIFCSFATVESQRYMWIFASICASILLIIDLMFFGVDKFNYDPFYS